A region of Staphylococcus sp. IVB6181 DNA encodes the following proteins:
- a CDS encoding MFS transporter: protein MNKNRFAILALAVSAFAIGMTEFISVGLLPLIQQEYNITIALAGLTVSMYAIGVTIGAPLLTPLTNKMKRKHLLLGIMLVFIIANGLAVFSVTFGMLLAMRILSALMHGVFMSVATAIASDLVTPDKRSSAIAMMFTGLTVATITGVPFGTWIGQQFGWQMSFIAIAFIGLLSLIANLIFVPSDLTEYDQAPMSVQLKVFKNKSLLMVYLITALGYGGTFVVYTYLTTLLTQSMGYSDSAVVVILIFYGVMVAIGNTLGGKLTNTQPVRALIGIFVMQALILLIVGFTAHLHILGLLSVMLMGLFAFMNVPGLQLIVVLLAEKDNPATVNFASSINISAFNIGITLGSVIGGYVLEQFSIGATPYFGFAMVIIASIFMYWLYKQPKVETAV from the coding sequence ATGAATAAAAATCGATTTGCCATACTTGCTTTAGCGGTTTCAGCCTTTGCCATCGGGATGACAGAATTTATCAGTGTTGGTTTATTACCTCTGATCCAACAAGAATATAATATTACTATCGCATTAGCAGGGTTGACGGTTTCTATGTATGCTATCGGTGTAACAATCGGTGCACCGCTGCTTACGCCATTAACGAATAAAATGAAAAGAAAACATTTGCTTTTGGGGATAATGCTGGTATTTATTATCGCAAATGGTTTAGCAGTTTTTTCAGTAACATTCGGTATGCTTTTGGCGATGCGTATTTTATCAGCGCTGATGCACGGGGTGTTCATGAGTGTAGCTACAGCAATCGCCAGCGACTTGGTTACACCGGATAAACGTTCTAGTGCGATTGCGATGATGTTTACCGGACTTACAGTTGCGACGATTACAGGGGTTCCCTTCGGAACATGGATTGGTCAGCAATTCGGTTGGCAAATGTCATTCATTGCGATAGCCTTCATCGGTTTATTAAGCTTAATCGCAAACTTGATTTTTGTGCCGAGCGACTTGACAGAATATGATCAAGCACCTATGTCGGTACAATTGAAAGTTTTCAAGAATAAATCATTATTAATGGTCTATTTGATTACAGCTTTAGGTTATGGCGGTACGTTTGTAGTTTATACGTATTTAACAACACTATTAACTCAATCTATGGGGTATAGTGATTCTGCAGTTGTGGTTATTTTAATCTTTTACGGTGTGATGGTTGCGATAGGCAATACATTAGGCGGTAAATTGACAAACACACAACCTGTACGTGCATTGATCGGTATCTTTGTGATGCAGGCACTGATTTTATTAATTGTAGGCTTTACAGCGCACTTGCATATTTTAGGACTGTTATCTGTAATGTTGATGGGCTTGTTCGCATTTATGAATGTGCCTGGTTTGCAGTTGATTGTCGTGCTGTTAGCTGAAAAAGATAATCCTGCGACGGTTAACTTTGCATCTAGTATCAATATTTCCGCCTTTAATATCGGTATTACATTAGGCTCAGTCATCGGCGGATATGTATTAGAACAATTCTCTATCGGCGCAACACCATACTTCGGTTTTGCGATGGTAATTATCGCAAGTATCTTCATGTATTGGCTTTACAAACAACCTAAAGTAGAAACAGCAGTTTAA
- a CDS encoding aldo/keto reductase, whose protein sequence is MEIKTLNNKNEMPGLGLGVFRVENDDTAKNAVKHAIVSGYRSIDAALIYGNEEMVGLGIKEGIKAAGISREDLFITSKLWLDDFGRDNVAAGYQKSLDNLGLDYLDLYLIHWPGTDETLMVETWKGMEDLYNAGKVKNIGVSNFNIEHLETLKAQTDIKPVINQVEFHPYLTQDALRDYLSDENIQMESWSPLMNGDILKDETVNRIADELGKSPAQVVIRWNIENNVITIPKSITPSRIEENFDVFNFELTPEQVKAISSLNENKRIGPDPASFNG, encoded by the coding sequence ATGGAAATCAAAACTTTAAATAATAAAAATGAAATGCCTGGATTAGGCTTAGGTGTTTTCCGAGTAGAAAACGATGACACAGCGAAAAATGCGGTGAAACATGCGATTGTCAGCGGTTATAGAAGTATCGATGCCGCATTGATTTACGGTAATGAAGAAATGGTCGGTCTGGGTATCAAAGAAGGTATCAAAGCAGCGGGAATTTCACGCGAAGATTTATTTATTACTTCTAAACTATGGTTGGATGACTTCGGCCGCGATAACGTTGCTGCTGGTTATCAAAAATCATTAGATAATCTTGGCTTAGATTATTTAGATCTTTACTTGATTCACTGGCCAGGTACAGATGAAACATTAATGGTAGAAACTTGGAAAGGCATGGAAGATTTATACAATGCGGGCAAAGTGAAAAATATCGGTGTTTCTAACTTTAATATTGAACACTTAGAAACTTTAAAAGCACAAACTGATATCAAACCTGTGATTAACCAAGTAGAATTCCACCCGTACTTAACTCAAGATGCATTGAGAGATTATTTAAGTGATGAAAATATTCAAATGGAATCTTGGTCTCCATTAATGAACGGCGACATCTTAAAAGATGAAACAGTGAATCGTATTGCGGATGAATTAGGCAAATCACCTGCACAAGTTGTGATTCGCTGGAACATTGAAAACAATGTCATCACTATTCCTAAATCTATTACACCTTCACGTATCGAAGAAAACTTTGATGTCTTCAACTTTGAGTTAACACCAGAACAAGTCAAAGCCATTTCATCATTAAATGAAAATAAACGTATCGGGCCAGATCCGGCAAGTTTCAACGGTTAA
- a CDS encoding nitrate reductase subunit alpha yields MAKFGMNFFKPTEKFNGNWSVLENKSREWEKMYRERWSHDKVVRTTHGVNCTGSCSRKVFVKNGVITWENQQIDYPSCGPDMPEFEPRGCPRGASFSWYEYSPLRVRYPYIRGKLWELWTTALEENNGNMIAAWASIVEDEEKAKIYKNARGKGGHIRVAWKDVLQLIAAQLLYTIKKDGPDRIAGFTPIPAMSMLSYASGARFINLLGGEMLSFYDWYADLPPASPQIWGEQTDVPESSDWYNANYIIMWGSNVPLTRTPDAHFMTEVRYKGTKVVSVAPDYAENVKFADNWLAPNPGTDAAIAQAMTHVILQKYYVDEPSEMFINYAKQYTDMAFLIMFDEHEGGYKAGRFLRASDLGMESENNEWKPVILDNETHEIIVPNGTMGQRWEEGKQWNLKLENEDGSKIDPALTVADSDYELELMKFPYFDNEGNGIFERPIASRTVTLANGKTVKVATVYDLMTSQYGIRRFGHELEAKGFDDASTHYTPAWQEAVAGIKPKVVTQVATEFAQNAINTGGRSMIIMGAGINHWFNSDTIYRSILNLVMLCGCQGVNGGGWAHYVGQEKCRPIEGWSTIAFAKDWQGPPRLQNGTSWFYFTTDQWKYEESGVDKLASPLAENLKHQHPADYNVTAARLGWLPSYPQFDTNSLKFGEEAKESGEFTNEAILKRAVDSVKNRETKFAIEDPDLRKNHPKSLFIWRSNLLSSSAKGQEYFMKHMLGTSSGLLAEANETDKPEEMIWRDEVQGKLDLIVALDFRMTSTPLKADIVLPAATWYEKHDLSSTDMHPFVHPFNPAIDPLWESRSDWDIFKSLSKSISELAKVHMPGTFKDVVTSPLAHDSKQEIATPYGKVKDWTKGEVEAIPGKTMPGFSVVDRDYTLIFDKYVSVGPLLENSKLGAHGVSFSVKKQYEETKDIVGTWNDDTVKNGLPRIDTARRAADVVLNISSATNGELSQASYKDLEEKTGMPLTDISSDRSAEKITFLNITSQPREVIPTAVFSGSNKGNKRYSPFTTNIERLVPFRTLTGRQSYYLDHEIFQQFGESLPVYKPTLPTMVFGTKDKQIIGGQDNLVLRYLTPHGKWNIHSTYQDNQHMLTLFRGGPVVWLSKEDAEVHDINDNDWLEVYNRNGVVTARAVTSHRMPKGTMFMYHAQDKHIQTPGSEITGMRGGSHNAPTRIHLKPTQLVGGYAQISYSFNYYGPIGNQRDVYVAVRKMKEVDWLED; encoded by the coding sequence ATGGCAAAATTTGGAATGAATTTTTTTAAGCCTACAGAAAAATTTAATGGTAATTGGTCTGTATTAGAAAACAAAAGCAGAGAATGGGAAAAAATGTATCGTGAACGTTGGAGCCACGACAAAGTAGTCAGAACAACACACGGGGTGAACTGTACAGGTTCTTGTTCAAGGAAAGTATTCGTTAAGAATGGCGTGATTACTTGGGAAAACCAACAAATCGACTATCCAAGCTGCGGCCCTGATATGCCAGAGTTTGAACCGCGCGGATGTCCTCGCGGTGCCTCATTCTCATGGTATGAATACAGCCCGCTGCGTGTCCGCTACCCATATATCAGAGGTAAATTATGGGAACTTTGGACAACGGCTTTAGAAGAAAACAACGGAAATATGATTGCGGCATGGGCTTCAATCGTTGAAGATGAAGAAAAAGCGAAGATTTATAAAAATGCCCGCGGTAAAGGCGGACATATACGTGTAGCTTGGAAAGATGTCTTGCAGCTGATTGCAGCACAATTGCTTTACACAATTAAGAAAGACGGTCCTGACCGTATTGCTGGTTTCACACCAATCCCGGCAATGTCGATGCTGAGCTATGCATCAGGTGCACGTTTTATCAACTTATTAGGCGGAGAAATGTTGAGTTTCTATGATTGGTATGCCGATTTACCGCCAGCATCACCGCAAATTTGGGGTGAACAAACAGACGTACCTGAATCAAGTGACTGGTATAACGCAAACTACATTATTATGTGGGGTTCTAACGTACCGTTAACACGTACACCAGATGCCCACTTTATGACTGAAGTACGTTATAAAGGTACAAAAGTAGTATCTGTTGCGCCAGACTATGCAGAAAACGTTAAATTCGCAGATAACTGGTTAGCACCGAACCCTGGTACTGACGCAGCAATCGCACAAGCGATGACACATGTTATTTTACAAAAATATTATGTGGATGAACCTTCTGAAATGTTTATCAACTATGCGAAACAATATACGGATATGGCGTTCTTGATTATGTTCGATGAACATGAGGGTGGATACAAAGCAGGCCGTTTCTTACGTGCCAGTGATTTAGGCATGGAATCTGAAAATAACGAATGGAAACCAGTAATTTTAGATAATGAAACACATGAAATTATCGTTCCGAACGGTACAATGGGTCAACGCTGGGAAGAAGGCAAACAATGGAACTTGAAACTCGAAAATGAAGACGGTTCTAAAATTGATCCGGCATTAACAGTTGCGGACAGTGATTATGAATTAGAACTTATGAAATTCCCTTATTTCGATAATGAGGGAAACGGTATCTTCGAACGTCCGATTGCATCACGAACAGTGACATTAGCTAACGGCAAAACAGTAAAAGTTGCGACTGTATATGACTTAATGACAAGCCAATACGGTATTCGCCGTTTCGGTCATGAATTAGAAGCAAAAGGTTTCGACGATGCTTCTACACACTACACACCAGCATGGCAAGAAGCAGTCGCAGGCATTAAACCGAAAGTAGTCACACAAGTTGCGACTGAATTTGCGCAAAATGCGATTAATACAGGCGGCCGTTCAATGATTATCATGGGTGCCGGTATCAACCACTGGTTCAACTCAGATACGATTTACCGTTCTATTTTGAACTTAGTAATGCTTTGCGGTTGTCAAGGTGTTAACGGCGGAGGCTGGGCACACTATGTAGGACAAGAAAAATGTCGTCCGATTGAAGGCTGGAGCACAATTGCCTTTGCGAAAGACTGGCAAGGTCCGCCGCGTCTTCAAAACGGTACAAGCTGGTTCTACTTCACAACTGACCAATGGAAATATGAAGAATCAGGCGTTGATAAATTAGCATCGCCGTTAGCTGAAAATCTGAAACATCAGCACCCGGCTGATTACAACGTAACTGCTGCACGCTTAGGCTGGCTGCCTTCGTATCCGCAATTCGATACAAACAGTTTGAAATTCGGCGAAGAAGCGAAAGAATCGGGAGAGTTTACGAACGAAGCTATTTTAAAACGAGCTGTAGATTCAGTGAAAAACCGCGAAACGAAATTTGCGATTGAAGATCCGGATTTACGCAAAAACCATCCGAAATCATTATTCATCTGGCGTTCGAACTTATTATCAAGTTCAGCAAAAGGTCAAGAATACTTCATGAAACATATGCTCGGTACAAGCTCAGGATTGCTTGCAGAAGCAAATGAAACAGACAAACCAGAAGAAATGATTTGGCGTGATGAAGTACAAGGTAAATTAGATTTGATTGTAGCTTTAGATTTCCGTATGACATCTACACCATTAAAAGCAGATATCGTTTTACCAGCAGCAACTTGGTATGAAAAACATGACTTATCTTCAACAGATATGCATCCATTCGTACACCCATTCAATCCGGCCATTGATCCGTTATGGGAATCACGTTCTGACTGGGATATCTTCAAATCACTCAGCAAATCAATTTCAGAATTAGCGAAAGTGCATATGCCGGGTACATTCAAAGATGTAGTGACATCACCATTAGCACATGACTCTAAACAAGAAATTGCGACACCTTACGGTAAAGTCAAAGACTGGACTAAAGGCGAAGTAGAAGCGATTCCTGGCAAAACAATGCCTGGCTTCTCAGTAGTAGATCGTGATTACACATTAATCTTTGATAAATATGTGTCTGTCGGACCTTTACTTGAAAACAGCAAGCTAGGCGCACACGGTGTCAGCTTCTCAGTGAAGAAACAATACGAAGAAACAAAAGATATCGTAGGTACATGGAATGACGATACAGTGAAAAACGGCTTGCCGCGTATTGATACAGCAAGACGTGCTGCAGATGTTGTGTTAAACATCTCTTCAGCAACAAACGGTGAATTATCACAAGCGTCTTATAAAGATTTAGAAGAGAAAACTGGTATGCCTTTAACAGATATTTCAAGCGACCGCAGTGCAGAAAAGATTACATTCTTAAATATCACATCACAACCGCGTGAAGTGATTCCGACTGCAGTGTTCTCAGGTTCAAACAAAGGCAATAAACGTTATTCTCCATTCACAACAAATATTGAAAGATTAGTACCGTTCAGAACATTAACTGGACGTCAAAGCTACTATTTAGATCATGAAATCTTCCAGCAATTCGGTGAAAGCTTGCCGGTATACAAACCGACATTGCCGACGATGGTATTCGGTACGAAAGACAAACAAATTATCGGGGGTCAAGATAACTTAGTCTTACGTTATTTAACACCGCATGGTAAATGGAATATCCACTCAACTTACCAAGATAACCAGCACATGCTGACACTATTCAGAGGCGGTCCGGTTGTTTGGCTTTCTAAAGAAGATGCAGAAGTACATGATATCAACGATAACGATTGGTTAGAAGTCTATAACCGAAACGGTGTTGTAACTGCAAGAGCAGTGACATCGCACAGAATGCCGAAAGGAACAATGTTTATGTATCATGCACAAGATAAACATATTCAAACACCGGGTTCTGAAATTACAGGTATGCGCGGCGGTTCGCACAACGCACCGACTCGTATCCACTTGAAACCGACACAACTGGTTGGGGGGTATGCCCAAATCAGTTACAGCTTCAACTATTATGGTCCGATTGGAAACCAAAGAGATGTTTATGTAGCAGTGAGAAAGATGAAGGAGGTAGATTGGCTTGAAGATTAA